Part of the Roseofilum casamattae BLCC-M143 genome, ATCGCCGTTATTTCTCCGATCGAAATTAATTCTAATTCCCCGACTAAGCCAACAGGAAGCGTTAACGGAGTGGTTGGAGTTTCGATCAAAGCATAAGTGTACATCTTCTGGTTCCTATAATCGGCTATTTTCGAGGTCTTCAGGACAGTTACAGTTATGCAGCATGTTGGCAACTGTCCCATCAACCGGTAATTGATAGACGGGAATTTGGGAGAGCCACTGCTGAAATGAGTCTCCTCCAATGGTAATAAAGTCCTGGAGGTGGGGGCCGATCGCTCGGCGATACAAAGCGCACAAGGGTTCCCATTTTCCTTCATGATGGGGAACCATGGCTAATATTGAATCCGGGACGCTCGAGGCCAGATGGATCCATCTATGGAGAACGGTTGCATCGAGTTGTGGTAGATCGCACGCGAGAAGTAATATCCATTCTGAGGACATGGAATCTACAGCTCGGGCAAATGCGACTAAAGGCCCCTGTCCCGCTAGGGTTTCTGCGATCCATTGACAACCATCAGAAGGAACAGAGGTTATTTCCTGATAGCGCTCCGGCCAGGGTGTCATAATATAGGTGCTTCGAGTACATTGTTTTGCGACAGCGATCGCTCGAGCCAGCATGGGAGAACCCTGCCAAGGCAGTAAAGCCTTATCTTGTCCCATTCGGGAACTTCGACCTCCGGCTAGGATGAGAGTATCTACAATCAGATGGGTGCGATCGGACATAGTTGATATAACCTAGTATTAAGTGAAAATCCAGATCTACTGAGAAATAAAAACGACTAAAAATCGCGATCTACATCACAGTCAATTTCTATCATTAGTCCGATAATCATAAAGATAACAACAGCCCTTTCGGAGGATGATAATATGCCAGCCGGCGATCGCCATCTTTGCCATACCGATCTATCCATGACCGATCGCGTTAGTCAAACTCAATTAAGCAAGAGAGCGATCTCGCAGCCAAGCAACTCGTGCAATGAAGGCGCGGAGGCTATTCCGAACGAATCTTTGAGCTTAGAATCAATTCACCATCGTCATATGGATGCCGTATCCCAACTGGTAAGAGATTCAATTATCTCGTCCATAAAATTATCCATATCAGTCTGAAGCACTCGGTTTCTAGATAGAAGCAGAGTACGGAGCAGAGCCAGTTCAATCGTTTTGAGTGCGGAGCTGTTGATAGCGCTGCTGTAGATCGGAAATGGTAAATAGAGATTGGAATGTAAGTCCTTCGGACTGGTAGAATTGAGCACCTCCCTGTTGGCGATCGACCAAAGCGATCGCGCGATCGACCCGATAGCCTACAGCTCGCAAGCGATCCACAGCTTTCATCGCCGATTGTCCTGTAGTGACTACATCTTCGAGAACAACAACCGGACTTCCTGGTGCGAGAGAGGGCCCTTCAATATAAGCCCGAGTCCCGTGACCTTTAGCTTCCTTGCGCACGATTAAAGCTGCGATCGCCCGTTCTTCATAAACAGAAACGACACTCACCGAACTCACAATGGGATCGGCTCCCAACGTTAATCCTGCCACAGCTTCCGTATCGGTCGGGATCTCTTGCAACAGCAGCCGTCCTACCGCTACAGCACCTTGGGGATGGAGAGTAACCGGTTTGCTATTGATGTAATAGGAACTCGTTTGACCGGAAGAGAGCACAAACTCCCCTTCCTGATAAGCCACTTGGCAAAATAAATCTAACAAGTGCTGGCGCAGCACGGTTACATCAAGGGTAAACCAAGAGGGAGTAAACTCAGAACTGACTGGAGCCATAGAATTCAAAATGAGGGAACGAGATGGGTCTCGAATCTAGAGTGTAGACGAAATTGCCGCGAAACCAACAAAAAAAGCAGAGAAGAATCGATCTTCTCTGCTCAAATCCAGTAGGATTGCCTACTGATGGATTAAATAACCCTATTGCCTTAGCTATTTTTGGCAAAACTTGGAGCCGTACTCGAAAGAGAAGGAGGAAGACTAGCCATCTCGCCTTGGTTAAACTCGTATTGAATTTCCACCTGGGTGGGAATCGCGATTTTAATCCCTTCTTGCTTGAACCGCTCCTGAATCATAATCAGGGTATCTTCCCAGACATACCAGAAATCGTCTTTAGTTGCCCAGCAAGCCACAGTGATGGGAATATGATCCTCTTGATACCAATAGACATAAGTCCCGATGTACTTATCTTGGATCACTTTGGGGTGCGACTTGACGATCTCGACTAATAGCTCTTTCACCCGAGTGAGATCTTCATTCACATTCAGTCGAAGCTGGTGCTTGACTTTCCGGAATGGGGCATGGGTAAGGTTATAGATATTGCTATTCCAAACGGTATTGTTGGGTACGCTAATCAGCTCGTTATCCCAACTTCTAAAGGTGGTATTTGCTAAGCTAATGGACTCAACCAGCACCCACATGCCGCCAACTTTGACTTCATCGCCCACATCAAAGGGTTTGTTAATCATCAACATCAAGCCGCTAGCTAAGTTACCCAAGTTGCTTTGCAGCGCGAAGGCAAGCACGAAACTGGCACCCCCAAGTAGAGCGATGAGCGGTCCGAGACTCACCTCGAGGGCAGTTAAGCCGAGCAGAACCCCAACAGTAACCGTTCCTCGACGGAACACCATCACCAAAAAGTTTTCCATCAGCTCGGAAGCAAAAGAGGTTTTGAGGAACAGAGATTCCAGCCATCCGCCGCCAACCCAAGCTATTATCACCGAAATAGCAACAATACCGACGAAAATACCGACGTTTTTCGCCCAGCGCAGACCCCCTTCTTCAGAACGGGCCCAGCCCATAAGCCGTACCATTAACCCTTGGGTATCATTAATATCGATTTCAATACCGCTAATGGCAATGATATATTGGCGATAGGATTCGGTATCTCCTCCGCGCTGATCCATGGCATCTAAGATAACCTTCAAGCGGTCTGCGGTAGCCGTTTGTTCGGTTTGCAGTTGGGTGACCTCAACCACCAACTCCTGCTTCACGTCTTCTTCTGCGGCTGCAGCTTCTGCTAACTGAGCTTCAACCTCCTCAAGTTGCTCGATTTTCTCGTCAGTTGCTTCAATGGCTGGAGCTTCTTCTCCTTCGGCAATTGCCTCATCCTCGGCTGTCGCTTCTGGATCTTCTGGAGTGTCTCCTTCAGCAGCTGCCTCATCAGAACCGAGTTCCGACTCGAGTAATGCTGCCGCATCCTCGATACTTTCCTGAGCTGCTTCCGCATCTTCAGTATCGACATTAGTATCTAGCAGAGCTTCGACTTCTTCGTCACCATGCTCGGTATCGCCTTCTACAGTCGATTCAACTGTTGCTTTGAGTTCTTCGTCTTCCTGGATAGCTTGCTCGGCTTCATTGGCTTGGAGGACGGACTCTTGAGCTTTTTCTAGGGCTTCTTGGGCTTTCTCAGCTTGGTTTAAAGCGGCCTCGCTACCGACTCCTTGAGTTTCTTCAGCCTGTTGCGCTGCCTCTAGGTTTTTTTCCGCTTCTTCGAGAGCTTTAACAGCATCTTCGGTTTCCTCAATCTTGCGATTTTTGCGCTTAATCGCAATTTCCTGGTTGGTAATTTCCCGAACTTTGCCCTGGAGCAGAGATAGCCACGCTTCGGCTTCAATTTCCAGCTCGCCTAAGGTGAGAGGTTTCACCAGCAGCTTGAGTTCGTCAACCGGAATATCGGGGTCTCCGGTACTGATGGGCATGGGAGCTGGAGCTTCGTCCACAACTTCAGCTTCAACGGGAGTCGCTTCTCCCACCAGTTCTTCGATCAGTTCGACGGCTTCGTCTTGCGCCAGAGCCGATTTCATCTGAGTGGGAGCTACTTCTACCCCACTGGTAAAGGCGATCGCCATTGCTGCCACAACAACATAGCGCAATCGCCGTTTGGATCGTCTGGATCGTCTGGATTTTGGCATTATTTCTCCTTGGTATTCATTGAGATGATAATCCATTGATTGTATGGTTAGTTTAGACAAAAATTTTTCATTTTGTCACGATTGGTCATGTTAAGTTACAGAGATAAGTAATTGTCTTGGACGATCTGATAATTTCAGTTACCTAAGGTCATGTAATATTACGGAAGTTTCTCACTCGAAAAAGTTGGGGGCATTTCATAGCCAAATACATTGGGGTTGACTTCCATCAGGGAGATATCTCCCAATCCATATTCTTGCCAGCGCCCGTCAACTGTGGCTGCTACGGTCGGATCGGACTCGAGAACAGCCCCCCATTCGTGAGTGGTTTCCGGGTAGATTTTTGTGGTGGCATCAACGCCCATTCGTCCGCCTAAACCGACTTTTTGACTGGCAAAATCTAGGGTATCAAACGGGGTTTCGGGCAGAATAAAGACATCTCGCGAAGGATCGACTTTGGAGGAGATGGCCCAAACGACTTGGCGAGGATCGCGAATATTAATGTCTTTATCGACGACAATAACGAATTTAGTATAGGTGAATTGAGGTAGGGCGCTCCAAAAGGCGAGGGCGGCTCGTTTGGCTTGGCCGGGATAAGCTTTGTCGATGGAGATGATGGCGGCTTTGTAGCTGAGGGCTTCCATGGGGAGGAAGAAATCGACTATTTCGGAGACTTGTTGCCGGAGAATGGGGGTATAGATCCGGTTCAGGGCGATCGCCATCATGGCTTCTTCTTTGGGCGGCCGGCCGCTGAAAGTAGTTAAATATACTGGATTTTTCCGGTGAGTCATGCATTGGAAGCGAATCAAGGGCGAGTCTTCCACGCCACCATAATAGCCCATGTGGTCGCCAAAAGGACCGTCGGGCAAGACTTCTCCCGGAGTAATAGTGCCTTCGAGGACGAATTCAGAGTCAGCGGGGACTTGCAAATCGACGGTTTTGCACTGAGCTAAACTGACACCCGAACCTCCGTAGAGTCCGGCAAACAGCCATTCGGAGAGATCGACGGGAATGGGGGTGGCAGCGGCCATAATGATGAGGGGGTCAACGCCGAGGGCGATCGCAATCTCGAGTTTTTTCCCGTTCTCGGCAGCTTTCCGTAAATGACGCGCTCCTCCCCGTACCGATAGCCAATGGACGGTCATGGTTTTCGCCGACTGCAATTGCAAGCGATAGACCCCAACGTTGGGAATTCCGGTTTCGCAGTCTTTGGTAATGACTAATCCCAAGGTGATAATTTTTCCGGCATCTCCAGGATAGGGACGAATCAGAGGTAAAGTATTGAGATCGAGGTTATTTTCGTCGATAATAATTTGTTGGCAGGCGGGAAAAAAGTTGCGTCCGGGTTTGGCTTTGACTACATCAAATAAGACTTTCCCAAAATCAATGGCTTGCGAGATTTTTTTCGGCGGTTTCGGTTGTTGGAGCATCCCTAGTTTTTTGCCGAGTTCTTCAAGTTCTAGGGGATCGTTCATGTTCATGGCCCAACAGATACGCTCGACAGTTCCCATGAGGTTAATGGCGATGGGAAATGGCGATCCTTTGACATTTTCAAAGAGTAACCCCGGCCCTCCAACTTGCAGCATTCGGTTGGCAATTTCGGCAATTTCTAGGTCGGGATCGACCTGCGCTTTGATGCGCCGCAGTTGTCCGCGTTCTTCGAGCAGTTGGATAAATCCGCGTAGGTCTCTGGCCATGGGTTGAGTGGAATAAGAATTGATTTCGGCGTTGTGTAAAGATTTATTATATCGCCAGATCTATTTAATGAATAAACTCTCGCGACTCGGCCAGACATCGGGTTTTCCTTGACTGAGATAACTAGACATAATGCGACCGGCACCACAAATGATGGAATAATAATATTGACCGATGGCATCTCCTTCTGTAGAAAGGCGATCGATCGCAATACCATTGCGTCCTGTCGATGTACCGGAACTATGAATATATTGCCCATCTCCGACATATAAAGCAACGTGATCGACTCGTTGTTTAGAAGCAAAAAAGATGAGGTCTCCCGGTTGCAGTTCATCTAAAGAAATGGGTTGAGTCCAGTATTGTTGTTGATAGGCATCTCTGGGAATCCAAATGCCTACAGAAACAAATGCAGTTTGGATTAATCCAGAACAATCGTAATCCGGTCCGAGGTTGCCTCCCCAGAGATATTTCTGCGGTCCATCCATGGCATTTCGAGTATAGGCGATCGCGCGATCGATTCGCTCTTCTATTTCAATTCTCGAGACAGAAACTGGATAATAGCCATCGGAAGTAGGTTCGATTTTATCGAGATCGGTGTTAGATAACCAGCCAGAATAATCATCTTCTAAGAGCAAGACAGGAATAGCATTCTGTTCTGGCGTTGCTAATATTCTAAATTTGCGATCGCGGGCTGCTTGAGTCCCCAGTTCTTGACATTGCGAGGTGCTATATAAATCGAGATTATCGGTGCAGCGATAGGTCAGCGTAGTATCTAGGGATTCGAGTGTCATGACAATCAGTTGTGAACGATCGATTAAGTTTGCCAAAACCAAGCAGTGAGAGCAATACCCAAGGCATCGGCTGCATCATCAGGTTTCGGAATATAGTCTAACCCTAATTCGTGCATTACGGCCTCTTGTACGTCTTCTTTATCTGCATTACCATACCCGGTAAGAGTTTTCTTTACCTGAGCGGGGGTATATTCAACAATAGGAATTTGATGTTGCGCCAGAACTAGGAGCACTATCCCGCGCGCTTGAGCGACGAGAATGGTATTTCCCATACGATAAAAAAATAGCTTCTCCACTGCGGCAAGATCGGGTTTCCACTGAGAAACGACCGCTTGCAGGTCATTGTAAATGGTCGAAAGGCGATCGCCGAGGGGCTGCTTGCTGGAAGTTTGAACGATCCCAAAATCTAGCGGACTGAAGCGATCTTCTTCCTCCTGTTTTACCTGCTCGCAGTCAATAATCGCAAACCCGAGGCGAGCTAACCCCGGATCTAAACCCAGTATTCGTTGTTTTTGCATAAAATCGATCGACGGCCGGCTTCTTTTATAGTACTCTCTCCAAAGGCGATCGGGTTAAGAACTCTCCTTAGAGGCTAAATTCGCTCCACATAATTTACAGAAGTTGGCATCGAGATCGTGGACGGATAAACCACAACTCGGACATTTTGTATTAGCTTTTTGTGCCTCCCGAACAAAATGTTTAATTAGCTCGCTAATTTGCCAAGGAATCAATGCAATTCCAGTCAAAATCATGGCTAAAGTAATCCAGCGACCGGGTTCGGATAATGGGGTAATATCGCCGAACCCAACAGTGGTCATCGTGACTACAGAAAAGTAGAGTGCATCGAAAAATGTGCGGAATGATGGATTATTAATTGAATGCTCGATTTGATAAATCAAACCGGAATAGACAAAAATAATAGAACAGAGAATAAAGACAATGCGAGTGACTACCAATTCTTTTTCAGAATCAATGATTCCCAGAAACATTTTGGCTCGGAGAAAGCGAGCTAAATGTAAGATGCGAAACCAGCTTAAATTGTGCGAGAACCCAACGCCGATATCGAATAGTCCGAGGATGAAGGGAACGAAGATAAATAGATCGATAATTGAGTAAATACTAAAGAAGGTGTTGATTTTGTTCTCAGAACACCACAAGCGCAAGCCATATTCCACAATAAAGGCAATCAGGATACAAGTATTGGTGAGGGTCAGCAAGTGTTGTATATCTTCGGGTAAGGAATAGGTTTGAATGACGAAAATTGCCGAGGAGATAATAACTAGGCTAATAATAGTAAGATTAACGAGCCGTCCGGATAAGGTTTCGATACCCAAGCATTGATTGACGGTTTGACGAACAGAAAAAGAGAACATGAGTTTCAGGCGAGACGAGTGCTTCTATTCTCTCCTCAATCGTAATAGAGTTGTGGTGTAATGCCGCACTAATTGCTTTAGAAGTACTGAGTGATTAAATTATCTCAGTATCTAGTACGTTATTTTTAGTTTAAGGAGATAATCTGTTGTTTAAGAATCGGACAAAATGCTTCAACAATCGATAATAGTTCAGTGCAGTTGGCGCGATCGCCACTACTGCTCGGCGATTATTTTTATTGTATTCTAGAAAACATGGTAAATTGCTGCATACTGAAGTATTCTAGGATAACACTATTTTTTCTGCTCTAGTCCGTATCAACGACTATCTCAGCCATCAGGAGCACTGCTGACCAACTGACCGACGTTAGCTTCTGGGAGTAAACCTATGTCTAGTCAATCAGCTCGAAGAATTCGTTATTGCATTCAGTATTTAAAGACAGCTTATCGTTTCACCTACGGCAAAAAACAACCAGATTATGCCGATTTAATCGCTACAACTGCGGCGCAAACCCTAGAAGCGATCGCTCGAAGTGACGCTGCTTACCATAATCTAGATCATACCATGCAAGTGGCATTGGTCGGTCAAGAAATTTTACGAGGTAAGTATTGCTGTGAAGAGAATATCTCCAGTGAGGAATGGACGCATTTTATCTTGTCGCTACTTTGCCATGATATTGGTTATATTAAGGGAATTTGCCAAGGCGATCGCCCCGAAAAATATTGCTTTGTTACTGGAGTAGAAGATAACTGCGTGACCCTCTTGCCCCATGCGACGGGTGCAAGCCTAACTCCATTTCATGTCGATCGCAGCCAGTTATTTGTCGCCGAAAACTTTAGCGATATTCCCCTTATTGATATCAAAATCTTGCAAAAGAATATCGAGCTAACTCGCTTTCCCGTTCCGCAAGACAAATTGCATAGTGATATCATAGGCTATCCGGGGCTTACTCGCGCTGCCGATCTCATCGGACAACTGAGCGACCCTAATTATTTGACCAAAATTCCGGCCTTGTTTCAAGAATTTGAAGAAACCGGAGGGAATAAAATTATGGGATACCGGAAACCGGAAGATGTCCGAGCAAGCTACCCCAAATTTTACTGGAATATTGTGTCTAATTATATCCACCACGGCATTCGCTATTTGGAAGCAACTTTGGAAGGGCAACCCGTCATCGAGAACCTATATAATAATGTCCGGCAAGTGGAGAAAGAGTTAACTTTAGCCGTTGCTTAACCAATTGTATTGTTACTCAACTAAGCGATACATTAGTCGCAAAGCAGAGAAGATATAATAACTCGTATCAGTACGTCTGTCATGGTGACAGGGGGTAAATGTCGTGCAACATGAGATTCGCTATCGGCCGGCATTCGCGGCTATTTTTGTAACTCTTCAGCCTGGAGAACAGGTTATTGCTGAAGCAGGAGCAATGGTTAGTATGGATGGTGCTTTATCCATGAAAACCGAGTGGTCTGGAGGGGTGTTTTCTGCCTTTGTGCGCAAGTTTTTAGGGGGCGAGTCCCTATTTATTAATCGATTTATGAATAGCAGCGATCGCCCATTAACGGTTGTCTTAACTCAATCGCTCATTGGCGATATTGAAGGGGTCGATTTACAAGGACGTTCTCTTTGCCTGCAACCTGGAGCATACATTGCCTGCGATCCGCAAGTCAAGTTAGGCGTGCGCTGGGCTGGATTTTCTAGTTGGTTTGCCGGGGAAGGGTTATTTAAACTGAAAGTGAGCGGAAACGGTAAGGTGTTTTTTGGCGCTTATGGCGGACTCACAAAACATACTGTATCCGGAGAATTTATCGTCGATAACAGTCATTTAGTTGCCTATAGTCCCAATCTAAAAATGGGGGTGAGCTTATCGGGAGGATTGCTGGGTTCGATTACCTCTGGAGAAGGATTCGTTAACCGAATTACTGGCAAGGGAACCGTTTATTTACAGTCGCGGAGCATCAGCGGACTAGTCGATTTCTTGCGTCCGAAAGCTCGCTAACCGACAGTCACTATTAAGGAAGAAAAATTATGGATATTGAATTAGTAAAACAACCGGATAGCGCGATCGCAAAAATCACCCTCGATGCTGGAGAAGAACTCGTAGCCCAAGCCGGTGCCATGGTGGCTATGAGCGGTTTTATCAACACCAGTACCACCCTGCGTCAAGGTAAAGGGGGCGGCATTATGGGCGGACTAAAACGCATGTTAGGGGGCGAATCTTTATTTCTCAGCGTGTTTCGCTCGCCCACCCCAAATGGAGAAGTTTTGCTCGCTCCAAAATTGATGGGAGATCTGCTCGCTTACCAGATGGAAGGACGAGAACTCATCGTGCAAGCTGGATCCTATTTAGCTTGTGCCTCTGATGTGGTTATCGATATCGGGTTTCCAGGATTAAAATCTCTATTTTCAGGAGAAGCAATCTTCTGGTTGCGCATTGGCGGATACGGGCCGGTTTTGTTAACTTCATTTGGTGCAGTTTACGAAATTGAGGTCAATGGAGAATATGTAGTGGATACCGGGCATATTGTTGCTTTTGAAAGTAGCTTAACTTTCACCATTGGTAAAGCAAACTCCAGTTGGTTTGGCGCATTTTTCGGTGGAGAAGGATTTATCTGTCGCTTCCAAGGTCAAGGAAAAGTCTATTGTCAAACCCATAATCCCGGTACATTTGGTTCTACCATTGGTTCGCAACTCCCAGAACGATAGCTAAATGGGTAATAGGGGATAGAATTCACTGAAATAAAAATTGGAGTCAAGAAAAATTATGTCAGAAATCGTTTATAAAATCGAACATTCCCCTGCTTATGCCTCTCTGGTGTTGGATTTAAATCGCCAACAGAAGGTATTAGTAGAAGCTTCGGCTATGGCAGCCATGGATACCACCTTAACCATGAAATCGAAAATGCGCGGCGGCTTGATGAAAAGCGTCGGTAGAATGTTGGGTGGCGAGTCTATGTTTATTAATGAGTTTACGGCAGATAATGGAGCCGGAAAAATCTATATTTCACCCGGAGTTCCTGGAGATATCGAATATTATTCATTGCAAGGAAATAATGGTTTGATGGTACAAGGTTCGGGGTTTGTTGCCTGTAGCGAGACCGTCGATCTCGATACAAAATTTCAGGGACTGCAAGGCTTTTTTACTGGCGAATCTCTGTTCTTTCTGCGCGCTAGTGGAACGGGCGATTTTTGGTTTAGTTCCTATGGAGCAATTATCGAAATTCCCGTAGATGGAAGTTTTGTGGTGGATACGGGATATATTGTCGCTTTTGAAGAGACTCTACAATACAATGTAGAAATGATTGGTGGACTATCGTTTAAGGGATTAAAAACCGGTATTTTAGGCGGAGAAGGTTTAGTCTGTCGGTTCAACGGCCGAGGACGGTTATGGATTCAAACTCGGGCGATTTATCCTCTGATGAATTTCTTATATCCATTTCGACCTGTCAAAGATCGGAGTTAGGCAAAAATGAGCCAGAAAAATCCGCCACCGAGCAACCGAGAATTGTTGATTTTATTAGGAATAGCAGTCGCAGCGATCGCAGTTATTGTTTGGGGATTTTTTGCGATCGCAGATTTTGCCATTATGCAAATTCCCGTCAGTGTCGAACAAAAGTTAGGCGCGTTAGTTGTCCCTGCTTACGAACAACAAGCCAAAGACTCCATCCAACAAGATAGTTTAAATCAATTGCTCGATCGCTTGGAAACTCATTTAGACGACGGAGAGCGAAATTATCGACTCTTTTATGTGGACGAACCTACCGTAAATGCGATCGCCATTCCTGGAGATGTTATCGTTATTTTTGCCGGATTATTAGAGAGCGTAGAGTCCGAAAACGAGCTAATGATGGTGCTCGGTCACGAATTAGGGCATTTCGCTCACCGCGACCATTTACGCCGCTTGGGGCGCACGCTAGCCGTTCGTATGGCGATCGCGACCGTCTTTGGAAACGTAGATTGGCTGAATAATGCGGGTGGAATTATCGCTGCGGTAAGCAACGCTCGTTATTCCCAAGGTCAAGAACAAAATGCCGATCGCTTTGGCTTAAAATTACTGTATCAAACCTACGGTCATGTGGCTGGTGCCACCGACTTTTTTGCTCGATTAAGCGAAGAAAGAAACCAAAATTGGGCTTTTCTCGCCAGCCACCCCGCACCGCAAAAACGAGTCGCTACTCTCGAAAAAAAAATCAAACAAGACCAATATCCTATTAGAGCTAAAGTACCTTTACCTGCAAGTTTGCAGTACCAAAACTAAAATAATTTGTCCCCAGAGTCAGTTCATGTTAAGTTTACTCCAGCAGCATAAAGCGATCGCAGTTATTCGCACCCCTTCCATACCCATTGGCTATCAGCTCGCGCAAGCCGTTGCCAGCGGCGGTATTCGTCTGATTGAAATTACCTGGAATAGCAACAATCCAGGAAAAATGGTGCAACAATTGCAGAAAATACTCCCGGAATGCATTATCGGCGCAGGTACTTTAATCAACTCAGTACAAGTCGCAGATGCCATTGATGCTGGGGCAAAATTTCTCTTTTCCCCCCATACAAATCCGCAATTAATTCAACAAGCGATCGCAGCCAACATTCCAATGATTCCCGGCGCCCTCACTCCCACCGAAATTACCACCGCTTGGCAAGCCGGAGCCAGTTGCGTCAAAGTTTTTCCCATTCAAGCCGTTGGCGGAGTTAACTATATTAAAGCATTGCAAGGCCCTTTAGGACAAATTCCCCTAATTCCAACCGGAGGAGTAACCCTAGATAATGCTGCTGACTTTATCGGTGCTGGAGCTTGTGGCGTAGGACTCTCCAGTCAGCTATTTCCACGACATCTGATTGCTCGAGAAGATTGGCAAGCGATCGCGAATAATACTAAAAACTTGGTCGATTCTCTGAAAACCCTTTAATCTTGCGCCAAGGGATAAGAGTAGGGAGATCGGTGAAAACCTTCCACTTCCCTGCTCTCTCCCTCAATTGAAACTGGTGGGATTACATCGCAGAACCCAAACCGGCGTAAGCACCGTAGAAGAAGATACCGACGACAACGAGTACGCCAGTACCGGCTACAGTGGCGACAATCCAAAGGGGAATT contains:
- a CDS encoding TIGR00266 family protein, which translates into the protein MQHEIRYRPAFAAIFVTLQPGEQVIAEAGAMVSMDGALSMKTEWSGGVFSAFVRKFLGGESLFINRFMNSSDRPLTVVLTQSLIGDIEGVDLQGRSLCLQPGAYIACDPQVKLGVRWAGFSSWFAGEGLFKLKVSGNGKVFFGAYGGLTKHTVSGEFIVDNSHLVAYSPNLKMGVSLSGGLLGSITSGEGFVNRITGKGTVYLQSRSISGLVDFLRPKAR
- a CDS encoding TIGR00266 family protein, with product MDIELVKQPDSAIAKITLDAGEELVAQAGAMVAMSGFINTSTTLRQGKGGGIMGGLKRMLGGESLFLSVFRSPTPNGEVLLAPKLMGDLLAYQMEGRELIVQAGSYLACASDVVIDIGFPGLKSLFSGEAIFWLRIGGYGPVLLTSFGAVYEIEVNGEYVVDTGHIVAFESSLTFTIGKANSSWFGAFFGGEGFICRFQGQGKVYCQTHNPGTFGSTIGSQLPER
- a CDS encoding TIGR00266 family protein, producing MSEIVYKIEHSPAYASLVLDLNRQQKVLVEASAMAAMDTTLTMKSKMRGGLMKSVGRMLGGESMFINEFTADNGAGKIYISPGVPGDIEYYSLQGNNGLMVQGSGFVACSETVDLDTKFQGLQGFFTGESLFFLRASGTGDFWFSSYGAIIEIPVDGSFVVDTGYIVAFEETLQYNVEMIGGLSFKGLKTGILGGEGLVCRFNGRGRLWIQTRAIYPLMNFLYPFRPVKDRS
- a CDS encoding M48 family metallopeptidase, whose protein sequence is MSQKNPPPSNRELLILLGIAVAAIAVIVWGFFAIADFAIMQIPVSVEQKLGALVVPAYEQQAKDSIQQDSLNQLLDRLETHLDDGERNYRLFYVDEPTVNAIAIPGDVIVIFAGLLESVESENELMMVLGHELGHFAHRDHLRRLGRTLAVRMAIATVFGNVDWLNNAGGIIAAVSNARYSQGQEQNADRFGLKLLYQTYGHVAGATDFFARLSEERNQNWAFLASHPAPQKRVATLEKKIKQDQYPIRAKVPLPASLQYQN
- a CDS encoding bifunctional 4-hydroxy-2-oxoglutarate aldolase/2-dehydro-3-deoxy-phosphogluconate aldolase, with product MLSLLQQHKAIAVIRTPSIPIGYQLAQAVASGGIRLIEITWNSNNPGKMVQQLQKILPECIIGAGTLINSVQVADAIDAGAKFLFSPHTNPQLIQQAIAANIPMIPGALTPTEITTAWQAGASCVKVFPIQAVGGVNYIKALQGPLGQIPLIPTGGVTLDNAADFIGAGACGVGLSSQLFPRHLIAREDWQAIANNTKNLVDSLKTL
- a CDS encoding photosystem II reaction center protein J, with protein sequence MRKKKMNSDFRIPLWIVATVAGTGVLVVVGIFFYGAYAGLGSAM